The Trichomycterus rosablanca isolate fTriRos1 chromosome 6, fTriRos1.hap1, whole genome shotgun sequence DNA segment ATGTACAACCCATCCCAGCCCAGATCAAATTAGCTGTTTAGTTACTTTCCATAATGACTGAACTAAACTGCCTTGGTGATCCGAATAAACCAGAGTATTTCCAGAAATTAGTTTGATAACCCACACACGTCTCATGGTATTTCTCTTGTACAAATCCCAAGTATCAGCCAGGGTTGAtggaagaagaaagaaagattcTTGGATGCGTCCTGATCCTTGAGTTAAACAGTTCTGCATCAGTGCACAGAGCTTGCCATTGACATCTTATCCAACCCAAAGGTCcatgtgtttacttttatttacatcTGCTTACAACTAATAAACTAAATTCAATCGTTTGAGAGGaagagtccacatacttttaactaTGAAATGGAACTGCTCTGGTAGAAATGTTTTTGCAAGCAACTATCAGAAGAACATGTCTGACTTAGAGTCTACATCTCGATACTGACTGATGTCAGTATCTTTAGTAGTGTAGTATGTAGCTGAGGACACAGCACAGCTTTCAGCCTGTGGATATGACCGAGTTATCATTACCCTCACTGTCTTACAAGAGTGTTGTAAAAATGTGTGCATATTAATGTGATTTTTGCACATTAATTAGTTATGATTTTTTAATAGTAACTCGGTACTGTTTGAATAAACAACCACACGCATAAATACAGTTTTACATCATTGCTGACATCAGCTGGTCAGTTGTGTGAGCATAGCAGATTctcagaactgtgtgtgtgtgtgtgtgtgttgggggctAGGTTGGTGTGCATCCCGCTGTCTTTGGCTTCAAATAACACTACATAATCATGTCCGCAGGTGGTCAGTATTTTCCTAACAGGCACAACGTCTGCAAATTCTGACATtaaagagattttggacaatatTTCTCCAGGTTTGTAATGGGGCCAATCCTCCAGGCATCCTGCTAGTAATCAACTcagtaaattaaaatgtaaattctaAACTGCTTCCTGCATGTGTGAATTCCCAAGTGTGTAAAATCACTACAATATACGAGTTGCATTCACGTCTAAGAGAGACATGTTACACATGATGCTGGGTAAAGTCAAGCATGCTAGTTTAGGGTGTACAACATGATGGAATGTGAAAGTGTGCAGTGCAAATGTGTGGCTACAAGAGAGTCATAACAGGGCTGATTTAAATCAGGTCCTTGTCGGTTTCATGACAGCAGAATTAAAGAAATATTAATTAGTAAATAGTAATTTGGCAGCCGAAATTTTATTTACTGCATCTGTAATGTACAGACAATTATCACACAATAAAGTAATTGTTGGCTAAGAGCAGCACTGAGACCAACAAACACTTGAAAAACCAAAAACAGGGTCAAAGAAAAACCTGTCACTTTGCAAAGTGGCCAGTCAGACAAAAAACTGGAGATTTTATTTGGAAATGGACTACTTTGGTCTTACAAATTAATTTGGGGGATGAAATCAGGAACTGTGTGTGCACTTAGTGAATTACACTGGACGTCTGCCCAAGTCACAGTTAGCAAGCTAAAATAACAACCTGTTTAcaatataaaatgcatttacacAGTCTGGTGAATTTAGCTGTGCCTTCTCTATTAGATCATTTGTAGTCAGACGGTTATATAGCATTATATTTCAGACAGTATGACGCTATAGAAAGCTCTTCCACAATTCTGAATCAACAAGCACAGAACTCTTAGGGATCAACACAGCAGGTCAGTttaaaattttaacatttaGCAAACTGTTTCTATAgcaatttttttctctctttgcaTCCAATCCTGCCACCACTTCCACCCTCGATCGAGGAGAGCTGAGGCATCAcgtgccccctccgacatgcaTGGGACTGATtgcttttcacctgccaggggcggggtctcacACACTGCCACCCATGATCTGCCGCCCCCTGTTTATGTGCCTCAACCAATTAGCACATGGCGTACAGACTCAGTCaattgtatgtttgtgtaggtgcctAGACAAACTTGCAAGCTcgtgggctagcgtgttttactgttgcgccacctgagcgtcctTTCCCTTGGAACTTTTTTTATACCTAATGTCATTGTGGAGACACTTACTGATGTAAatccaattaaaataaatgcagttttggatgagacattttaaaatgaaaacctAGTGTGTCAGTcataaaaaacacttaaaaccACCTTATTCTTTTCTAAAAGCATTACTTTTAATTATCAAGTCTATTGTTGAACTCTCAGTAGGCAAACATGAATTGAGAGTTAAGCCACAGATTTCACACATGTGCCATAAAGAAATCTGCGCCATCCTAAACTCTCTTAGCGTACATGTTGTGCTGTGTTACCCATAACAGCAGTGTTATTTTAAACTCTGCACCTCTGTGTTTTGCCAGAACTGCAATTAAACACAGAAACAATCAAGCATCAGTACAGAACCACTGATGAACAGACTGCATGTCGTAACCATACCAACCTTGGTACAAATTGATATATTCATAACGTTCCTCCTCGATATAAAGGCTGCAGCTCTAGATTTGATTAGCACTCTTAATTAAAATGGACATCTCAGTACTGACttccctttgttttttttatttgtatttcctACTCTCGGCTCTACTTGCTCTGCTCATGGTGTTTATGCTGCTGCTTCACGTCACCTTTAGCTGTTTTCTTTACTAAATGAAGATTATTCTGTTCAGTAGTTTAGCACCTTTGTCTGCATTCTTTCTGACAAGAAATCGTGTaaactttatattttttaatcccTATCGGCATGTcagttaatgtttacatttacattttcagcatttagcagacgcttttatccaaagcgacttacacaatgagcaattgagggttaagggccttgctcagggacccaacagtggcaactttctgtttactagtccagtaccttaaccactgagctatcactgcccttatcACCTTTTATGTTTAATCACCAAATTGTCATGGTCAGTTACAGGTTAAAACAATACAGCAAACTTTGCATCCCAGGTAAGACTAATAGCCAAGAAAATAACTAAAGCACCAAAACTACTTTTACTGTAGGCTGTAAAAGTACAAAATACCAGCTTAACTTAGTTCAGGGTGGCACTATGGCACAGCTAAAAGAGtgtgtgccacacagcaacatggatcCTGAGGACCTGGATCTGTTCCTCACCATTAGTCAGTGTTGTGAGATGTGTACTCAGCCTGCCTCCTTCCCAAATACATACCAGTAAGTGGActctattttgtttatgcatttttccccattttcttccgctgctgggggatccctgattgcagtcgaggtgggtatatagCTGCTCACGGCTCCTCTGAcccgcgcacagcccttagcggaaccctttttcacctatgcactctgcacagatgcctctctatctgctaatcagggtccttacacagcgtttgaagaccccacccacatagtccagtcatccctccCTAATTTGCCCATAGATTTAAGTTAGGTGACCCCTGATGACCATTAATTGGTTCTCTATTTTACAATGTTGGGAAATGTGTTAATGATCTCTGGTAATCTATAGGATCTATAGTGCACATACAAGAGAGTCAAGCTTACAGGACAGGACTGAAAGCTGCCGATGTATTCCATTAACAAGGCTGCTGAGATTGTGGGCATGGTCTTCTTACAAAGGCAAATACTAGAGTTTGGCCGGCTAGTGTAATACAGTACTTGTGGTGTAAAACCTTCATGTAGTGTGGAATAAATCTTCACCATAATCAGTAAAGTAATACATGCAGTGAAATGAAATGACAGAGTGTGAATACACAATAACACTGGTGCTAATCTCCATTTCTGTTACATTAGAGAATGCTACAAAGTAAGGTgcttatataaataatgtgtttacTGAAACATTGTTAAATCCTTAAAACAACTACAAGACTTTATCCTTTTCATTCCTTTTACATCATAAGATACTTCCCTTTAGTCAAATATCTACACATCTAAAAGCATGAACTCACCCGTAAATATGAAAACAAAGTGTAGGGTGGAACACAAGTTCTGTTAAAGGCATTAACGATGCTCATTTAAACAGTTGACTTTACCAAAGCTGAGACATCACTCGGCTTTCATCTGATCCCTGACGTCTGAAGGCAAAGTGTCAAACAGGGGGTCTTCCACCACAAGGTTATTGCGCTTCAAGGCTTGACAATAACCCAGCTCAGCAGGTAAAGCCTCAAAATGATTGCCCTTTAACTCCAAAAATGTAAGAGAAGCCAGGTAGGAAATCTTTGGTGAGAGCACAGAAAGCTTATTCCTCCCAAGCTTAAGGGTCTTCAGCTTTTTGCAGAAGAACAGTTCATCTGGGAGGTTCTCGATTTTGTTGGACGACACTGAGAAGTACTGCAGGCTCTGGAGGACGCCCACTTCCGGAGGAATGAAGCTGATGTCGTTGTTAGAGAGGTCGAGATGCCGCAGCTTGTTGCAGAGGAACAGGTGCGAAGGCAAAATTTCAAtcttgttgtggctgaaatataGACGCTCCAGACTGCCCAGCTTCTTGATATGCTCGGGGATGTGGGTGATCGCGTTGTGCCACAGCTTGAGACAGGTGAGTTTCCGGAGGTGCTGAAAGCTGATGATCTCCTCGATGGAACGCAGGTTGTTTTCTTTAAGGTCCAGCTCCTGCAAGTGTGTCAGGCTGAAGATGGCATGCGGGATACGCTCCAGATCACAGTGGACCAGCTCGAGCTCGATGAGATGCACCATTTTCTTCAGGTTGTTCAACATGACCAGCTTGGTGCCATCATTGTGCACGTAGAGGTGCTGCAAATGACTGGACACGTCCACGACTGACTGTGGAATCTTGGTGAAGTTGCTCTTGAGAGTCAATGTCTTAAGTGATTTGAGGTCTCTTAATGAATCCAGGGTGATGTTTTTGGATGCATCAGGACTAAGTGATCCAATCAGGTGGAGTTCCTCCAGGTTTCGAAGGTTATAGAGCCACAAGGGAAGCTCTCGGCTGTCGTCAAACTTGACTCGCAGAACCTTAAGGGTCTCTTTCAGAAAAGCCAGGGCTCCTGGGTGGATCTTAACGGTGCACTGGCACAAAGAAAGCTCCTGAAGGTCCTCAAGCTGGGAGATTGCTGCAGGGATGGTGACGTTATTGATGATCTCCAGTTTTAAGGATTCCAGTTCGGTCACTTCGAATACAGTATCTGGAAGTCCTGAGAGCATGAACAGCTGAAGCTCTAGTCGGTTGCTGGCATTGCTCTGTAACCTCTGGCGAAGTTTGTCTACAGTCCATTCGTGGTTCAGATTGAGCTGCTTCAGCCTGTTTTCGCTCACCTCGGATAGAAACACAGCAAACCTTTTGGAATACAGCGGATCATACTGATCGATCATGTGCAACATGAAGGCAAAGTCGTTTTTCACGTCAGGAATATCATCGATCCCGGTCTCCTGACGCACATATTCGAAGGAGTATTCTTTCAGGGAGCGGTAAAACAGCCAGTAGGATGTATAGAGGCACGTTAATCCATAGATGCTCACAAAGCCCAGGTAACAGTAGCAGAGTTTGGAGAAAAGATGAGCCATGGTGTGATTGCAACGGAATTGACCGTAGCCAATCATATTCTCAACTCTGCTCTCCACTTTACACTCCACGCTTACTTTAACCCTCGAAACCAGGATGCTGCTGTACACGACGATAAGAATAAACTTGAAAACTTTGATGACGGTCTGCCGAACATACATGAGGTACAACAAATCCCCTTCCTCTACATGAAGTCGGAACTTTTTAACCTTCTCGAACAGAGCTTTGGCTTGCTCGCCTTCCTTCTTGTCGAGCACACTTGCTGCTGGTTTGTCCACCACGATCTTCTCAGGAATGGATCTCAGCGACGGCGTCTTCTCCAGCTTGCCCTCCACCATGGGCGTATCAAGGTTCGATCTACTAGCGctgttctttttgtgttctttttccTCTGGACTTTCTCCTGATACCTCAGAGAGAGCCCTTGTAGTCCAGGGGGAGTCAAAACATTTTCCCAATATAGAGATGAAGTGCTCGATTTTGGAGCTAGAGCCAGGGAACTTGAACCAGAAATTGCTGCACACCATGAAAACAAGCGTGTGTATGAGCACCAGGTAAGGGAAGTACTTGGCATACCAGTGCAAAGCTCTTTCATAGCATAACTGGTTTACAAAGCTGTACTGTTGCAGGTCCAGGTTGGTTTTCAGTCCCTTAATCTCATGAGGCACAGGTACTTGTGGAACAGGGGAACTAGCTGGGTCTCTCGCCAGCTCCGTCTGGTTCAGTAACAGCACCGTTTGGTTTGGGGAAGCAGGTCTTTGAGGGAGACATATGATTTTGTCCTGCATTACCTGAAAGGATAATGGAGAAGCTGTGTCAATATTACAACATTAGAAGCCAGCCTTATTGAGTTTCAGTCTGAGGTATGGATTTTCTAATGTGATTTAAGCACTTAAGCCCTTCCCTGCCATTCCTTCTGGTAAGGAAAGGAAAACCAGGAAAATGACTCATTTCGTATCTAAAATTAAAATCGCAGAGCAGAAAAATAAGATCACGTTATTAGACTAAAGAAATTCTTCAGCATCAGGCAATGAAGTCTAGGTAAACAGGATGGGGTGGTAGGTTTCTATTTCAGCGCACTGACATCACTGCATGTCAGACAGGAAATTAGTGATTATTGCTCATCACTAAAGGAGATGGGATGTGCGCATATAAACGCGTGGGCACAATCAAGATCCAAGAATCTTTCACTAAGATTTCATTACTACAATGACGACTAAATTTAGAATTACAGCTATTAAGGAACAATGCAGTATTATTGTATCAATTTTTTCTCACTATT contains these protein-coding regions:
- the lrrc8c gene encoding volume-regulated anion channel subunit LRRC8C isoform X1; translation: MIPVTEFRQFTEQQPAFRVLKPWWDVFTEYLSMVMLMIGVFGCTLQVMQDKIICLPQRPASPNQTVLLLNQTELARDPASSPVPQVPVPHEIKGLKTNLDLQQYSFVNQLCYERALHWYAKYFPYLVLIHTLVFMVCSNFWFKFPGSSSKIEHFISILGKCFDSPWTTRALSEVSGESPEEKEHKKNSASRSNLDTPMVEGKLEKTPSLRSIPEKIVVDKPAASVLDKKEGEQAKALFEKVKKFRLHVEEGDLLYLMYVRQTVIKVFKFILIVVYSSILVSRVKVSVECKVESRVENMIGYGQFRCNHTMAHLFSKLCYCYLGFVSIYGLTCLYTSYWLFYRSLKEYSFEYVRQETGIDDIPDVKNDFAFMLHMIDQYDPLYSKRFAVFLSEVSENRLKQLNLNHEWTVDKLRQRLQSNASNRLELQLFMLSGLPDTVFEVTELESLKLEIINNVTIPAAISQLEDLQELSLCQCTVKIHPGALAFLKETLKVLRVKFDDSRELPLWLYNLRNLEELHLIGSLSPDASKNITLDSLRDLKSLKTLTLKSNFTKIPQSVVDVSSHLQHLYVHNDGTKLVMLNNLKKMVHLIELELVHCDLERIPHAIFSLTHLQELDLKENNLRSIEEIISFQHLRKLTCLKLWHNAITHIPEHIKKLGSLERLYFSHNKIEILPSHLFLCNKLRHLDLSNNDISFIPPEVGVLQSLQYFSVSSNKIENLPDELFFCKKLKTLKLGRNKLSVLSPKISYLASLTFLELKGNHFEALPAELGYCQALKRNNLVVEDPLFDTLPSDVRDQMKAE
- the lrrc8c gene encoding volume-regulated anion channel subunit LRRC8C isoform X2 — encoded protein: MIPVTEFRQFTEQQPAFRVLKPWWDVFTEYLSMVMLMIGVFGCTLQVMQDKIICLPQRPASPNQTVLSPVPQVPVPHEIKGLKTNLDLQQYSFVNQLCYERALHWYAKYFPYLVLIHTLVFMVCSNFWFKFPGSSSKIEHFISILGKCFDSPWTTRALSEVSGESPEEKEHKKNSASRSNLDTPMVEGKLEKTPSLRSIPEKIVVDKPAASVLDKKEGEQAKALFEKVKKFRLHVEEGDLLYLMYVRQTVIKVFKFILIVVYSSILVSRVKVSVECKVESRVENMIGYGQFRCNHTMAHLFSKLCYCYLGFVSIYGLTCLYTSYWLFYRSLKEYSFEYVRQETGIDDIPDVKNDFAFMLHMIDQYDPLYSKRFAVFLSEVSENRLKQLNLNHEWTVDKLRQRLQSNASNRLELQLFMLSGLPDTVFEVTELESLKLEIINNVTIPAAISQLEDLQELSLCQCTVKIHPGALAFLKETLKVLRVKFDDSRELPLWLYNLRNLEELHLIGSLSPDASKNITLDSLRDLKSLKTLTLKSNFTKIPQSVVDVSSHLQHLYVHNDGTKLVMLNNLKKMVHLIELELVHCDLERIPHAIFSLTHLQELDLKENNLRSIEEIISFQHLRKLTCLKLWHNAITHIPEHIKKLGSLERLYFSHNKIEILPSHLFLCNKLRHLDLSNNDISFIPPEVGVLQSLQYFSVSSNKIENLPDELFFCKKLKTLKLGRNKLSVLSPKISYLASLTFLELKGNHFEALPAELGYCQALKRNNLVVEDPLFDTLPSDVRDQMKAE